GGGGCTTTTACCGGCGTACTCGAAAACACCATTGAAGCGATGATTAAGCTTGGTGCGAAGCGAGAGAACATCATCGCCGTACTTGGACCGACGATCGGTTCTGATAATTACGAAGTCGGACCCGAATTCTACGCAGAATTCACCGGCAAAGATGCATCTTTTGCCACGTATTTTCAGCCTTCCGACAAGGAAGACCACAAGCTTTTCGATCTATGGGCCTTTATCACCGACCGTCTGGCTGCCGCAGGCGTTAAGGCTGATGCGCTGCGTGAGTGCACCTATGCCGATGAAGACCAGTTTTATTCCTACCGACGCACGACGCATCGCGGTGAGCCGGATTACGGTCGCCAGATTGCGGCCATCGCCATTATCAAAGATTAGGAGATCTGTATGGCCCTTCACTTCGAGCCGGAAGAATTTGCCGCACGTCGCGACCGCCTGATCCTGAAGATGGAGGAAGAAAAGCTGGATGCAGTCCTGCTGTTTGCACAGGAAAGCATGTACTGGCTCACAGGCTACGACACGTTCGGCTTCTGCTTTTTCCAATGTCTCGTGGTCAAGGCCGATGGGTCTACCGTTTTGATGACGCGCTCTGCCGATCTTCGTCAAGCACGCCATACATCAAACATCGAGAATATCGTGGTCTGGACGGATCGCGACAATGCCAACCCGGCAATCGATCTGCGCAATATTCTCACTGAGCTTGATCTGCTCGGCACACGCATCGGTATCGAATATCAAACGCATGGCCTGACGGGAGCCAATGCCCGCAAGCTCGACGAACAGTTGCAGAGCTTCGCCAAGCTTTATGACGCCTCTGGCATGGTGGACCGGTTGCGCCTCTTAAAAAGTCCGGCTGAAATCGCCCTCATCAAACGTGCAGCAGAACTGAGCGATGACGCACTGGATGCCGCCCTTAAGCTCACAAAAGGTGGCGCCAGCGAAGCTGACATTCTCGCAGCAATGATGAGCGCCAACTTTGCAGGCGATGGCGATTATCCTGCCAATGAATATATTATCGGTTCCGGTGCTGATGCGCTTTTGTGCCGTTATAAATCCGGTCGTCGCACACTTTCCGTCAATGATCAGCTGACGCTCGAATGGTCCGGCGTTTTCCGCCACTACCATGCGCCCATGATGCGCACAGTCATTATTGGCGAGCCGAAACCAGAACACCATCAACTTTACAATGCAGCACGCGAAGCGCTGGAAGCTGTCGAACAGGCCATGACACCAGCTTCTACATTTGGCGATGTGTTTGACGCGCATTCCCGCATTATGGAAGCGCACGGCCTCACCCGCCATCGCCTGAACGCCTGTGGCTATTCCGTCGGTGCGCGCTTCACCCCATCCTGGATGGATCCGCAAATGTTCTATTCCGGCAATCCCGAGAGTATTCAACCGGATATGACGCTGTTTGCCCATATGATCATCATGGATTCAGACACAGAAACCGCCATGACGCTGGGCCAGACATATCTCACAACAAACGGCGCAGCAGTGGCTCTGTCGCGTCATTCTCTAGAGATGATTGTCAAGTGAGCCGAGATGAGCCATAAACTTCATTCACAGTGCAGGAGTGGTTTGCGCTTTCTGGAGCATGAAGCTGAACATGAACAAGGCTCATATTTCAATATTACTGTTACTGACAGGACTTCTAACTGCGTGCAACAGCACGGAATCCGCATTGAATGTGCAGGGCTCCAATCAGCAAACCGCACAAACCACACCGACAACAACTGAAAAGCCAGCGGCGGCGACGCCAGCACAAACAACTACACCGTCCACCCCTCCAGCACGCACAGCGTCTTTGAAGCCGGGCAAGCTTTACATTGCGCCCATCATCGGCGCGCCGGTGAATGTGGTGACACCCCTCACCCATCGCATCAATGACGATGCGCGCGCCAAAGGTGTTGAGCTTGCTGGCAATGGTGGAACCGATGCCGCCTATGTCATGAAGGGTTATTTCTCGGTTCTTTCCGAAGACAACCAGACCACAATTCTCTATGTCTGGGACGTTATGGATGCCTCTGGCAATCGTCTTCATCGCATTCAGGGGCAGGAAAAAGTACCGGGGGCTGCGGCAGACTCATGGAGCGTTGTTCCTCCTTCTGCCATGCAATCTATTGCCGATAAGACCATGCAGGAATATTCGAGCTGGCTTGCGGCAAATCGCGCATGAAAAATCAGTTATGCGGCAAAAGACTGAAATCTTTTGCTGAATCATGGGTGCAGCCCTGTGGGAAAGCACTGTGACGGGCCTTTTTACTGCAATTGTGACCTCACAGGACTTGCAATGACAGTGACTCTTTGCAATAGGCCGCTCATTCGAGAAAACCTTGAAAACTGCGGCACTTGACACCCTGTGAAAAAGTACGCGGTTTTAAAGCTTTTAAAGAATGATCAAGCGAAGTCGAATTTGTCTTGGCATCACTTGAATTCAGAAATTACGTCCGTTTCACGGACTTTTTGCAACAGAACGTAACTGCTCCGGCTTCAGAGGCAAAAAGAATGAAACTATTCGCAGGCAACTCCAACCGGGTTCTTGCCGAATCCGTTGCTAAACATCTCGACATTCCGCTTGGCAAGGCGACTGTTCGCCGTTTCGCCGATCAGGAAATCTTCGTTGAGATTCAGGAAAACGTGCGCGGCGAAGACGTATTCGTTCTGCAATCGACCTCCTACCCGGCAAACGATAATCTGATGGAACTGCTGATCATGATCGACGCCTTCCGTCGTTCCTCAGCACGCCGCATCACAGCCGTTCTGCCTTACTTCGGCTATGCGCGTCAGGATCGTAAGCCAGGCCCACGCACGCCAATCTCGGCAAAGCTGGTTGCCAACCTCATCACCGAAGCCGGTGCAAACCGCGTTTTGACACTTGATCTGCATGCGGGTCAGATTCAGGGCTTCTTCGATATTCCAACCGACAACCTTTATGCGGTTCCGGTTATCGCGCGCGATGTGAAGGCCAACTACCCGACCGGCAATTGCATGGTCGTTTCGCCAGACGTTGGCGGTGTGGTTCGCGCCCGTTCGCTGGCAAAGCGCATCGATGCGCAGCTCGCAATCGTTGATAAGCGTCGTGAGCGTCCGGGTGAATCGGAAGTCATGAACGTTATCGGTGACGTAACCGGCAAAGACTGCCTGCTGTTCGACGACATCGTTGATTCCGGCGGCACGCTCTGCAATGCAGCCGAAGCGCTGCTTTCCAAGGGCGCAAAAAGCGTTACCGCTTACATCACCCACGGCGTTCTGTCGGGTGGCGCTGTCGCTCGTATCGCTTCGTCGAAGCTGAAAGAGCTGGTGATCACCGACTCGATCCAGCCAACGACCGCGATCAACGACGCACCGAATATCCGCGTTCTGTCGATCTCCAGCCTGATTGGTGAAGCGATTGCGCGCACCGCGGCTGAAGAGTCAGTTTCAAGCTTGTTCGATTAATCTAATTAGAATGCCGAGACATGCCGCAAGCAGTAGCACCAGCGGCATGTTGAGCTTCAAAACGATAAGCAATAATGCCGCCGCGCCTGCAATCAGGACGGCGGCATTGTCTATTGTGCTGACATCTGGCAGCGGCAGGCTGAAAATCCCGATCTGGTGATCAACCACATTGCCAAACAACACATGCAGCGAGAACCAGAGCGCCAGATTGGTAATCACGCCGACCACTGCAGCCGTGATCCCACCAAGCATGGCGGAGAGCCAGCGCAATTGGCGCAAGCGCTCCACAAACGGCGCACCAGAGAGTATCCAGAGAAAGCACGGGACAAAGGTAAACCACAGCGCGATCAGCCCTCCGAACAAGCCTCCCACCAACGGCGGCAGTCCCGACAGATTGGCAGCGCCCACAAAGCCAACAAACACCAACACGAGGATCAGCGGCCCCGGTGTGGTTTCAGCCAGTCCCAGTCCGGTCAGCATCTCGCCGGGTTGCATCCATCCAAAATGATCCACCGCTTGCTGTGCGGTATAGGAAAGCGCTGCATAGGCACCACCGAATGTTACTGCTGCAAGCTTTGAGAAAAATGCGGCCTCCGCTGTGAACACATGCTGCCCGCCAAACACCAGATAAAGCGCGATAAGTGGCACAAGCCACAATCCACCCCATATCAGAGTTTGCAGCAGAAATTCACGAAATGCATTCAGCTCAGCGTGCATCACGCTGCTTCCCACGCCTCCACCTCGCAGCCAATGACGCGCGCCGCCCGCAAGTGCCGCCAGCACCACGACAATAGGAAAAGGCAATTTCAGAAAAGCAATAGCAACGAAAGCGGCAATCGTCACCGCATAGGAAAAACCGGAAACCAGTGTGCGCTTGCCCATCCGGTAAAGTGCTTCAAATACAATCGCCAGCACAGCAGCTTTGAGGCCGAACAAAAGTCCCGCAACAATATCAACATGGCCAAAGGCAACATAAAGCGCTGACAAGGCCAGCATAACCACAGCACCGGGCAGCACGAACAAAAGCCCAGCCAGCAATCCGCCGCGCCAGCCTTTGACAGCCCAGCCTGCATAGGTCGCAAGCTGCATGGCCTCCGGCCCCGGCAATAACATGCAGAAATTCAGCGCATGAATCAGTCGCTCCTGATCCACCCAGCGCTTCTCATCGACCAACACACGTTGCAGCATAGCAATCTGCGCAGCAGGCCCGCCGAACGACAACAGCCCGATTTTACCAAAGGTGGTAAATAACTCTCTGAAATCAGGCTGTAGCTCTGTTGTCATTGTTGCTCTCTGTATGGTCCTCCCAGCAGTTGCTGAGGATCATTACAGCTTCATGACAGTTTGCACAGAACCGCTTTATTCCGCAGCCGTCGCTTCATCGACCTGATCATCCGGCGCATTGGGATCGCCCGGTGCCGTCTCGCATTGGAGATCAGGAAAATTGACAATACGCAAGCCTTTGAAATCGTTGCGTACAACCAGCAATCCACGCTCTTCGAAATAGGTCAGCAATCGACGCGCACGGCTTAGCGAATGTGTCCCATAAGCGCGCGCCAGTGCTGCATCCGACGGGCAGACCGCGCCTGTCACCGCTGCCTGTGCGACAATCAGAAACACACCCTGAACATCATCAGTGAGGCTTTCAGACAGCGCCAGTGCCTTCTGCCATGTCTCACCGGTTGCCACATCGCTCTCGATACTGGCTTGCGCAACAGCAAGACGACGACGGAACGCAGGCAGAGCCAGTGGCTCACCCGGAACGCGGTGAATCCGGCAACGCACAAGAAAATCCTGATAAAGCACCGCAACTGAACGGAACGATGCTTCGGGATCGTCCACAATCTCACGCATCACCTTCTCAAGCAGGCTGTCGCGCTCGGCTTCCACAATGCCCGGGAACAAAGGCGCTTCAACAGGCTCTGCTTCCGGCTTTGGCTTTGCCACCTGTGCCAGAATTTCTGCCGTCGATGGTGCCGGAGGCGGTGGTGGTGTGCGACGCACAACCGTACGGATTTCTTCAGGTGCGGGCGTGAAGATCAGGTCTCGCGCATCTTCCGGCGCATCTGGCAATGGCATGAGCTTTGGCGACGACGAACGCGCCGAGGTTTCAACCTTACCGATCTTGATCGGCAACGGGCGGCGCGACAAAGCAGGTCCAAGTGCAATGAAATGACCACGTTGCAGATCACGAAACTGCTCCGCCTGCTTGCGTTCCATCCCCAGAAGATCAGACGCGCGCGCCATATCAATATCAAGGAAAGTACGGCCCATCAGGAAGTTGGATGCCTCAGCAGCCACATTCTTGGCAAGCTTTGCGAGGCGCTGTGTAGCGATCACACCGGCAAGGCCTCGCTTACGACCACGACACATGAGGTTCGTCATAGCACCGAGCGAGAGTTTGCGCGCCTCGTCCGACACTTCACCAGCGGCGGCGGGCGCAAAAAGCTGCGCCTCATCAACCACCACCAGCATCGGATACCAGTAATCGCGTTCGGCATCGAACAGGCCACCCAGGAAGGCTGCGGCGGCACGCATCTGCTGCTCGACGTCCAAACCTTCAAGATTGAGAACGACCGAAACACGATGCTGGCGAATGCGGCTTGCAATGCGGGTGAGTTCAGCTTCGGAGCGCGCAGCGTCAACCACCACATGACCGTGAAGGTCAGCCAATGTTACGAAATCGCCTTCAGGATCGATGATGCATTGCTGCACCCATTGCGCGCTCTGCTCAAGCAAACGGCGAAGCAGATGCGACTTGCCGGACCCTGAATTGCCCTGCACCAGAAGGCGGGTTGCGAGAAGCTCTTCAAGATCAAGCATGGCCTGTTTGCCACCACCAAGCGCCGCTGCCGAGGCAGAACCGCTTCCAGCAACAGAACCCATGTCGATACCGACCTGCATCTCGTTTCCTTTATTTTGTGAATCTTGCGACGACTCGGCAGGCAGAACCCACGATCGATCTGCCATGCGCTTAACATTTTTGACGCGGCCAATGCCACCCGTTAAGACAAAAGCCCACAGAAGCTGTGGAACGCCTTGCATGAAAAGCCCCTTTGTTCTATAGCACCGCCATCCGCGTAGACACCCTTGGAGGCAACGCGGAATGGATCGGTCCGGCCTTGCACCTTGTGAAAGGCGTTGCGGGCTGTTTCATGTCGTTTGCTGAATCAAATCAAAAGCGACACTCCAGTAACTTTGAAAGGTAATGCCATGAGCGATACTTACGTGCTCAAGGCCGATCTGCGCAGCCGGGTTGGTAAGGGGTCCTCCCGCGAACTTCGCCGCAACGGCCTAATTCCTGCAGTCATCTATGGCGACAAGCAGGAGCCAATCTCGATTGCTGTTTCCTATAAGGAAATCTTCTACAAGATCCACGGCGGCGGTTTCAAAACCACGATCGCAACGATCGAAGTAGACGGCAAGAAGATTCAGGTTCTCCCTAAGGACTACCAGCTGGATCCAGTTCGTGACTTCCCACAGCATGTTGACTTCCTGCGCGTTTCCGCGAAGTCAGTTGTTACTGTCAACGTTCCGGTTCACTTCAAGAATGAAGACGCAGCTCCTGGCATCAAGAAAGGCGGCGTTCTGAACATCGTTCGTCACGATGTTGAGCTGATTGTACCTGCGAATGCAATTCCTGAAGCACTCGAATTTGACCTCACAGGTCTTGAAGTCGGTGATTCTGTGCACATTTCGGCTATCAAGCTGCCAAAGAATGCAACGCCTGTCATTCAGGATCGTGACTTCACAATCGCTACAATCGCTGCGCCTGCCGCTCTCAAGTCGGAAGAAAACGCAGACGGCGAAGAAGAAGGCAAGGACGGCGAATAATCGCTGTCTGCATAAGAGGGTCAGACAACCATGCTGCTCATCGCAGGACTTGGCAATCCCGGCCCTCAATATGCGCGTAACCGACACAATATCGGTTTTATGGCGGTGGATGAAATATTCCGCCGCCATAGATTTTCCAACTGGCAGAAGAAGTTCAAAGCTGAGATCGCCGATGGCGTGATCGACGGCGAAAAAGTGCTTCTCATCAAGCCAATGACCTTCATGAACCTTTCCGGCCAGTCGATTGGCGAAGCCATGCGCTTCTACAAACTGACCTCTGCCGATCTCGTTGTGATTTACGACGAGCTTGATCTTGCGCCTGCAAAGCTGCGCATCAAGACCGGCGGCGGCTCAGGCGGTCACAACGGTATCAAATCTATCGACGCGCATGTGCAGAGTTTCGACGGTGGTAAAGACTATCGCCGCATGCGCCTTGGCATCGGCCACCCAGGCGCGAAAGAACTGGTGCACAACCATGTTCTTGGCGACTTCGCCAAAGTCGATAATGAATGGCTGGACAAGCTGTTTGGCGCTATCGCAGACAATATTGGCCTGCTGGCCAAAAAAGAAGACAACAGCTTCATGAACCGCGTGGCAGTTGTCATGGGAGATGGCAATCAGCGGCCCAACGGCTTCAAAGCTGACCCTGCACAGGCAGCAAAGGCACCGCCAAAAGCACAGAGCCATATCCGGCAGGCGCGTCAGAACGCTGCCAAGCCAAATATTCCGGCGAGTGGCCCAATGGCTGAAATGCTCAAGAAACTCTTGGGCAAGAAGGATTGAGCCGCGACTTTTATGCGGTACTCTTGACGCTTCATAGTTACATGTCGCATAGCGACACCAGCTTTATCCAAGTCGCTTAGCGACATTAATTCTATTCTAGTCTGACAGGTAAGATCATGGGTTTCAAATGCGGCATCGTCGGCCTGCCTAATGTCGGCAAGTCCACGCTTTTCAACGCGCTGACCAAGACTGCGGCAGCACAGGCTGCAAACTATCCCTTCTGCACCATCGAGCCGAATACCGGTGAAGTTGCAGTTCCCGATCCTCGCCAGAGCAGTATTGCAAAAATCGCTGGCTCGAAGGAAATCATCCCGACCCGCATCAACTTCGTTGACATTGCTGGTCTGGTGCGCGGCGCATCCAAGGGTGAAGGTCTGGGTAATCAGTTCCTTGCCAATATTCGCGAAGTCGATGCCATCGTGCATGTTCTGCGCTGCTTTGAAGACGACGACATCACCCATGTCGAAGGCCGCATCGATCCTGTGTCGGACGCTGAAACCGTTGAAACGGAGCTGATGCTGTCGGACCTCGAAAGCATTGAGCGTCGCATTGTGCAAATCCGCAAGCGCGCTTCGTCGAAAGACAAGGAAGCAACAACTGTTCTGCCAGTGATGGAACAGGCGCTGGAACTGCTGCAAAACGGCAAGCCAGTTCGTCTGATGCTCAAAGACATTGCACCAGATGATCTGCTGATCCTCAAGGGTCTTAATCTGCTCACCTCCAAGCCAGTTCTTTATGTCTGCAACGTCGCTGAAAGCGACGCTGCCAATGGCAATGCACATAGCGCAGCTGTTGCGAAAATGGCTGCTGAACAGGGTGCTGAGAGCGTCATCATTTCCGCCGCCATTGAAGCTGAAGTTGCCCAGCTTGCTGACGAAGAAGCCAAGGAATATCTCGACGCGATGGGCTTAGAGGAGCCCGGCCTCGACCGTCTTATCCGTGCTGGCTACAAGCTGCTCGACCTCATCACCTATTTCACGGCAGGGCCGAAGGAAACACGTGCGTGGACCATCCGTCGCGGCACCAAAGCTCCGGGCGCTGCGGGCGTCATCCACACGGATTTCGAGCGCGGCTTCATTCGTGCACAGACCATCGCCTATGAAGACTATGTGAAGTTCAATGGTGAAGTCGGCGCCAAGGAAGCTGGCAAAGCACGGGACGAAGGCAAGGAATACATCGTCCATGACGGCGATGTGATGCTGTTCCGCTTCAATACCTGATAAAACAAAGGCCGCTACAAAATAGCGGCCTTTTTTCTACGCATGTCTCCCAAAAGTGGGAACCGGTTTTGGGGGTATAGACATGCGCAGGCAAAGAAAAAGAGCGGCAACGCCGCTCTGGTGGAGGAGACCGGATTGACTGATAAGACGCCCAAATATGCGTATGAAGATTTTACGCAAGGACTGAAGCTTCCCTTCGGTCCACGCACGATCACCAAAGAAGAGATTATCGAATTCGCCCGTGAATTCGACCCACAACCTTTCCATCTTGATGAAGAAGCAGGCAAGGCAAGCGTCCTTGGAGGGCTCGCTGCTTCGGGCTGGCACACCGTATCGCTTTTCATGCGCATGGTCTGGGACGCCTATCTCAAAGATTCGACTTCACAGGGCAGTCCGGGCATCGAATTTAACCGCTGGAAACGTCCCGTTTTGGCAGGTGACACGCTAAGCGGCTTCTCGACCGTGCTTGATCGCCGCCGCTCAAAATCCATGCCGCATGTAGGTTTCCTGACCGTCTATAACGAGATCGTCAATCAGCGTGGCGAGGTCGTTTGTGAGCTTCAACATACGGCCATGGTCGGTCTTCGCAACCCTGAGCGCGAAGGAGACGACACATGAGCTTTATCGAAGAGCATCTTGGAGAAGAACTGACCATCGGCAGCTATACGTTTACCGCCGAGGAAATCATCCACTTCGCTTCAAAGTTCGATCCACAGCCATTTCACCTTGATGCAGAAGCTGCCAAGAGCAGCGTGCTGGGCGGCCTCTGCGCATCGGGTTGGCATACCACAGCAGTCTTCATGAAGTTGAACGTGGCATCCATTTTCGAGGCAACCAAAAACGCAATGAAAAGCGGTGAAGTCCCGCCAACATTCGGCCCCTCGCCCGGCTTTGAGAACCTCAAATGGCTACGCCCGGTCTATGCTGGCGACACGATCACCTATAAGCGCACCGTCCATTCCATTCGTCCGCTCGGCTCGCGTCCCGGCTGGTCAATGCTCAACATGAGCAGCAGCGCTTACAACCAAAATGGCGACAAGGTCCTATCCTTCGATAACGCCGCTATGGTGAAGCTACCCGCTTAACAAAAAAGGCCCGGAAAACTCCGGGCCTTTTCATCTGAGGGTGAGGTGAATCAATCGCCTTCAAATTCCACAAGTGTACGGACCGGCACGCCAAGCGCTTCGAGTTTCTTGCGTCCACCAAGGTCGGGCAGGTCGATAATAAAGCAGGCCGCGACGATATTGGCTCCCATCTGGAGAAGCAGCTTGGCTGCGGCTTCTGCAGTGCCGCCCGTTGCGATAAGATCATCAACCAGAATGATGCGCTCACCCTTCTCGATCGCATCGCGGTGCATTTCCATTTCATCAATGCCATATTCAAGGCTGTAGGCAATGCGAACGGTATCCCGCGGCAGCTTGCCCTTCTTGCGGATCGGCACAAAGCCAGCCGAAAGCTGATGTGCGATTGCACCACCAAGAATGAAGCCACGCGCCTCGATACCAGCAACCTTGTCGACCTTGTTGCCCGCATAAGGATAAACCAGCTCGTCGACGGCACGGCGGAACGCCTGCGCGTCACCCATAAGCGTGGTGACATCACGGAACTGAACGCCCGGCTTCGGATAATCGGGAATTGTTCTGATCGAGTCTTTCAAAGTGGCTTTGAGCGTCGATTCCATTGTCATTCCTTTCAGAGCAGAAGCTTATGGCTTCAGCCCGATCAATTGTATTGACCACCCTTCAACCACGATATGGCTGGCACGCCAAGCTGCTTCGCGCTGTTTTGAGCAACTTGTGATGCGCTGCCAACAAAAAAGGGCACCTGACGGTGCCCTTCTCATTGCTCTGGTTATTTTATCAATGCTTCACATTTGACCAGATCGCACGCTTGGCGATGTAAACAAGGCCAGCAAAAAGCACCAGGAATATAAGAACCCTGAAGCCCAGCTTCTTGCGCTCTTCCAGATGCGGCTCTGCAGACCACATCAGGAAAGCCGAAACGTCCCGCGCATACTGATCAACCGTCTGCGGCGAACCATCGTCGTAAGTGACCTGATCGTCACTCAGCGGCTTTGCCATGGCAAGCGATTTTCCCGCAATGAAATACGGATTGTAATGCGTGCCTTCAGGAATATGCATGCCCGCTGGCGGCTGCTCGTCATAGCCGGTCAGAAGCGAGTGAATGTAATCCGGACCCGCTTCGGCATATTGCGTGAATATATCGAAGATAAAGGTCGGGAAACCACGTTCAACGGCACGCGCCTTGGCAATCAGCGAGAAGTCCGGAGGCGCAGCACCATTATTGGCAGCAGCGGCTGCATTCACGTTCGGGAACGGCGATGGAAAATGATCTGTGGCAATGGCCTTGCGAGTGAACATTTCACCATCCGCATTCGGTCCATCTGTGACTTCATATTCCGCAGCAAAAGCTTTCACCTGTTCCGGCGAATAACCAAGAGCTTCCAGATTACGGAAAGCCACCAGATTCATCGAATGGCAGGCGGAGCAGACTTCCTTATAGACTTTGAGACCGCGCTGCAGCTGTCCCTTGTCGTAAGTGCCGAAGGGGCCGGCGAAGCTCCAGCTTTCCTGTTTGGGATGATGGATGGGATAATGCTCAGGCTCCCCTTCGCCACCACCGGCGGCAAAAGCACCGCCCATCGTCACACCGAGCGCTACCAGCGGAGCAATACCGAAGACAGCGAAACTCTTGAGGATGTTTTTCATTTTTCCGTCCTTCATCTCGCGCTTCAGCCGTTGATTTCTACTGGAGTAATCTCGGCCTTGCCTTCGTTCTTTTCCAGAACCGCTTCCGTGATCGAATTCGGAATACGCTTCGGTGTCTCAATCAGGCCAAGAACCGGCATGATGACGATAAAGAAAGCGAAGTAGTAGAGCGTGCCGAACTGCGCCATCATCGTGTAAACACCTTCTGCCGGACGCGATCCCAACCAGCCAAGGAAGATTGCATTGATGACAAACAGCCAGAAGAACAGCTTGAACCACGGACGATAAACCGCCGAACGAACCTTCGATGTATCGAGCCATGGCACGACAAACAGGATCGCAATCGAACCGAACATCACAAGGACGCCACCAAGCTTCGAGTCGATAGGACCAATGTTGAAAGTGATTGCACGCAGCATGGCATAGAATGGCAAGAAGTACCATTCAGGCACGATATGCGCCGGGGTCTTGAGCGAGTCAGCCTGAATATAGTTATCCGGGTGGCCCAGGAAGTTCGGC
This genomic stretch from Brucella pseudogrignonensis harbors:
- a CDS encoding Xaa-Pro peptidase family protein; this translates as MALHFEPEEFAARRDRLILKMEEEKLDAVLLFAQESMYWLTGYDTFGFCFFQCLVVKADGSTVLMTRSADLRQARHTSNIENIVVWTDRDNANPAIDLRNILTELDLLGTRIGIEYQTHGLTGANARKLDEQLQSFAKLYDASGMVDRLRLLKSPAEIALIKRAAELSDDALDAALKLTKGGASEADILAAMMSANFAGDGDYPANEYIIGSGADALLCRYKSGRRTLSVNDQLTLEWSGVFRHYHAPMMRTVIIGEPKPEHHQLYNAAREALEAVEQAMTPASTFGDVFDAHSRIMEAHGLTRHRLNACGYSVGARFTPSWMDPQMFYSGNPESIQPDMTLFAHMIIMDSDTETAMTLGQTYLTTNGAAVALSRHSLEMIVK
- a CDS encoding ribose-phosphate pyrophosphokinase, producing MKLFAGNSNRVLAESVAKHLDIPLGKATVRRFADQEIFVEIQENVRGEDVFVLQSTSYPANDNLMELLIMIDAFRRSSARRITAVLPYFGYARQDRKPGPRTPISAKLVANLITEAGANRVLTLDLHAGQIQGFFDIPTDNLYAVPVIARDVKANYPTGNCMVVSPDVGGVVRARSLAKRIDAQLAIVDKRRERPGESEVMNVIGDVTGKDCLLFDDIVDSGGTLCNAAEALLSKGAKSVTAYITHGVLSGGAVARIASSKLKELVITDSIQPTTAINDAPNIRVLSISSLIGEAIARTAAEESVSSLFD
- the chrA gene encoding chromate efflux transporter; this translates as MTTELQPDFRELFTTFGKIGLLSFGGPAAQIAMLQRVLVDEKRWVDQERLIHALNFCMLLPGPEAMQLATYAGWAVKGWRGGLLAGLLFVLPGAVVMLALSALYVAFGHVDIVAGLLFGLKAAVLAIVFEALYRMGKRTLVSGFSYAVTIAAFVAIAFLKLPFPIVVVLAALAGGARHWLRGGGVGSSVMHAELNAFREFLLQTLIWGGLWLVPLIALYLVFGGQHVFTAEAAFFSKLAAVTFGGAYAALSYTAQQAVDHFGWMQPGEMLTGLGLAETTPGPLILVLVFVGFVGAANLSGLPPLVGGLFGGLIALWFTFVPCFLWILSGAPFVERLRQLRWLSAMLGGITAAVVGVITNLALWFSLHVLFGNVVDHQIGIFSLPLPDVSTIDNAAVLIAGAAALLLIVLKLNMPLVLLLAACLGILIRLIEQA
- a CDS encoding ATP-binding protein, which produces MQVGIDMGSVAGSGSASAAALGGGKQAMLDLEELLATRLLVQGNSGSGKSHLLRRLLEQSAQWVQQCIIDPEGDFVTLADLHGHVVVDAARSEAELTRIASRIRQHRVSVVLNLEGLDVEQQMRAAAAFLGGLFDAERDYWYPMLVVVDEAQLFAPAAAGEVSDEARKLSLGAMTNLMCRGRKRGLAGVIATQRLAKLAKNVAAEASNFLMGRTFLDIDMARASDLLGMERKQAEQFRDLQRGHFIALGPALSRRPLPIKIGKVETSARSSSPKLMPLPDAPEDARDLIFTPAPEEIRTVVRRTPPPPPAPSTAEILAQVAKPKPEAEPVEAPLFPGIVEAERDSLLEKVMREIVDDPEASFRSVAVLYQDFLVRCRIHRVPGEPLALPAFRRRLAVAQASIESDVATGETWQKALALSESLTDDVQGVFLIVAQAAVTGAVCPSDAALARAYGTHSLSRARRLLTYFEERGLLVVRNDFKGLRIVNFPDLQCETAPGDPNAPDDQVDEATAAE
- a CDS encoding 50S ribosomal protein L25/general stress protein Ctc codes for the protein MSDTYVLKADLRSRVGKGSSRELRRNGLIPAVIYGDKQEPISIAVSYKEIFYKIHGGGFKTTIATIEVDGKKIQVLPKDYQLDPVRDFPQHVDFLRVSAKSVVTVNVPVHFKNEDAAPGIKKGGVLNIVRHDVELIVPANAIPEALEFDLTGLEVGDSVHISAIKLPKNATPVIQDRDFTIATIAAPAALKSEENADGEEEGKDGE
- the pth gene encoding aminoacyl-tRNA hydrolase, which produces MLLIAGLGNPGPQYARNRHNIGFMAVDEIFRRHRFSNWQKKFKAEIADGVIDGEKVLLIKPMTFMNLSGQSIGEAMRFYKLTSADLVVIYDELDLAPAKLRIKTGGGSGGHNGIKSIDAHVQSFDGGKDYRRMRLGIGHPGAKELVHNHVLGDFAKVDNEWLDKLFGAIADNIGLLAKKEDNSFMNRVAVVMGDGNQRPNGFKADPAQAAKAPPKAQSHIRQARQNAAKPNIPASGPMAEMLKKLLGKKD
- the ychF gene encoding redox-regulated ATPase YchF; its protein translation is MGFKCGIVGLPNVGKSTLFNALTKTAAAQAANYPFCTIEPNTGEVAVPDPRQSSIAKIAGSKEIIPTRINFVDIAGLVRGASKGEGLGNQFLANIREVDAIVHVLRCFEDDDITHVEGRIDPVSDAETVETELMLSDLESIERRIVQIRKRASSKDKEATTVLPVMEQALELLQNGKPVRLMLKDIAPDDLLILKGLNLLTSKPVLYVCNVAESDAANGNAHSAAVAKMAAEQGAESVIISAAIEAEVAQLADEEAKEYLDAMGLEEPGLDRLIRAGYKLLDLITYFTAGPKETRAWTIRRGTKAPGAAGVIHTDFERGFIRAQTIAYEDYVKFNGEVGAKEAGKARDEGKEYIVHDGDVMLFRFNT
- a CDS encoding MaoC family dehydratase, with protein sequence MTDKTPKYAYEDFTQGLKLPFGPRTITKEEIIEFAREFDPQPFHLDEEAGKASVLGGLAASGWHTVSLFMRMVWDAYLKDSTSQGSPGIEFNRWKRPVLAGDTLSGFSTVLDRRRSKSMPHVGFLTVYNEIVNQRGEVVCELQHTAMVGLRNPEREGDDT
- a CDS encoding MaoC family dehydratase; the protein is MSFIEEHLGEELTIGSYTFTAEEIIHFASKFDPQPFHLDAEAAKSSVLGGLCASGWHTTAVFMKLNVASIFEATKNAMKSGEVPPTFGPSPGFENLKWLRPVYAGDTITYKRTVHSIRPLGSRPGWSMLNMSSSAYNQNGDKVLSFDNAAMVKLPA
- a CDS encoding adenine phosphoribosyltransferase, which gives rise to MESTLKATLKDSIRTIPDYPKPGVQFRDVTTLMGDAQAFRRAVDELVYPYAGNKVDKVAGIEARGFILGGAIAHQLSAGFVPIRKKGKLPRDTVRIAYSLEYGIDEMEMHRDAIEKGERIILVDDLIATGGTAEAAAKLLLQMGANIVAACFIIDLPDLGGRKKLEALGVPVRTLVEFEGD